The Plasmodium cynomolgi strain B DNA, chromosome 13, whole genome shotgun sequence DNA segment GATGAAGCATACCAGGAGGAACACTTTGGGGGGGCCTCCGAGTTTCGCAACCATGTTGCTGATAAGCTTGGTCAGATTTTGCATAACTTTGCGCACGGTGCGTGTGGTTATGTGCCGTTATCCCTGTGCATTCACCTGAGTATCTTACCTTCCGATGTCACGCGCATTAACATATTCGCTCGTGCATATAATGTATACTTTACACACCCTGCTGATACAAAATACACCGCACTGTTCCTCTTGGCCACGCCTCACTCGACTACAGACCGCTACAGTTGCGCCCCTCTAAACAAACACAGAATTGTTCAGGGCGTCCCGTACATACGAATATATGGAGCATACCGTTATGCATGTTTATTTGGTCCAACTTTTATTACTCCGCTCGTAGCGCCTACAACACTCACTCCACTTCTGGGAACAACGTTTCGGCCAACTGTTGTGCCAGCCAACGTTCCACTGATGCGACTTTGCGCGCAAGTATAGCTATCCACCTAGTTGCGGCGGCTGGGTTCCCGTTGTTATGGTTTCACTCGAGTTCCCTGGGGCTTCCTCTGCCCGGCGCGGTAAGCTACGGCACGGCTTGGAGCAATGCGGTGTTAATTCACCTCATTTTAGCTTCGACGAGATACGACTTGGGGTTCACTTAGCTGGGTTGACTTCGCTGGGTTGACTTCGCTCgagttgatttttttttaaaacaaatttccATTTGCAATTTCTTCCCACAAAAAGCGCCAAGTGCGCCTCGCAAAAGAAGGGGACACGCGGTGAACACTTTTGGGGGCTCAGCAAGCCACGCAGTTTTGGCGTGCACGTCAGGCGgttcaccctttttttgcttcgccCGCTTCGCTACATTGCGTCACATTTTTCTGTGCTCACtgcgattttttattttattttttagtttccccttcttcgcctttttttttcgccattcctttttgccattccatttaccttttttttttgcctgttAATTTACCTCTTCTTTTTGCCATTCCATttaccttttctttttgccattccatttttctgcctcccccccttcccgaAGTGACCCAAATTGCGCATCCCCAATTTGCCAGCGAAATCGCACAAAATCGGCATCACATTTTACGCCGCACTAGGATACGCTGTAATCAAGTTGGACCCGCGAGAGTTGTACACGTGCGCAACTGAGGAAAGTTGAGAAGGGCGCCTCTTGTTCAGTTAAGCGGAGTCCCCGTCAAGCAAGCGCATACACGCAAACCGCCGGAGCCGAGGAAATCGCGCAGCCGCAGGTACACAGGAACATACGATCGTTGGAAGGGCATACCCCCCGCCGATACCATGTCATACCCGTATTACACCGAGTTTTTTGTCCGCTTCCCCAAGTTTAAAGAGAGGGAGGAAAGCGAAAGGACCGTGGACCCCAGGAtcgagttggaaaaaaagtgccaGGCAAAATGCGTGCGACCCGTCCACGAGTATCAGAGCTGTGTAAGCAGAGTACAGGCCAAGCCAGAAATGAAGGGAAATTGTCTTGGGCAGCATGAAGaaatgtatatgtgtatcgACCACTGTGTGGCGAAGGATCTGTTTAACTATCTAGTATAGCATACACCCCTCCTGCGGAGGGGTTACACCTCTGCGTTCTTTCCAAAGCTGATATTCCCCCGCCTTTTTGCTGCGCCGGCTGGGCTTTTTTTCCGAGcgcattttgattttttttttttttttcactcgtCCATTTCGCTACATTTCGCTATATGCCACCACATTCTACcacattttaatttccttttcctgaCTACCCACTCGCGCGCaaatgcttttttaaaaatataatttataagaCCTCACGAGCGTTGGGGGAACACGGCGCACACGCACGTGCGTACGGATAAGCAGCCTCCGAAGCAGTCATCGTTCGAACGGAACGGCTGCTCCAGTTGTGGAGAACTCACGGACAAAAgtgtacaagaaaaaaaaaaaattacgtaaACAAATGGGTGAGCTGCTAATCCGTAAGgggattaaaaaatggattaacACGAAACGGACGTGGTGCCCAATCGGTCTAACTGCCACGGGAGCAATACGCCTCCAATAAGCGGggtcacaaaatggaggtcGTTTTAACAAACGAAACCGTCGTGTCGACCGGGTTCACGCTGCAGTACATGCGCGCGGGGGTGTTGTAGAGGGGGTCCCCAAAGCTATGGTCGACGTAGTCAATAATGCATTCCTGAATATTTTGTTCCTTATTGTACGAATGCAGCAGGAGGGACAGCTTGTCTTTGttgagcatatttttttcatcactcGCCTTTTGGTAAGGCTGTGAatcattcttttttaccttcaCAGAGACTCCCAAATTTTGATAGGGGTTGTTAATCACGGGGTTCTTTGCACTGCTGGCGCTGCTGTCATTTTTTGCGCCCCGTTCGGTTCGTTCCGTTCGTTcgcttttttcgcttctttcgcttct contains these protein-coding regions:
- a CDS encoding ubiquinol-cytochrome c reductase hinge protein (putative); amino-acid sequence: MSYPYYTEFFVRFPKFKEREESERTVDPRIELEKKCQAKCVRPVHEYQSCVSRVQAKPEMKGNCLGQHEEMYMCIDHCVAKDLFNYLV